A single window of Streptomyces griseoviridis DNA harbors:
- a CDS encoding SixA phosphatase family protein has translation MIERAGALRRLVVLRHAKSAWPPGVPDHDRPLAPRGLRDAPAAGHALADGDCLPGLALCSTAARARHTWELASAQWGTPPPVRLDRRLYAAEAPELLDVVHEVSTGVETLLLVGHNPGLEDLVLTLAGDSLDDGALDQVRTKFPTSAIAVLAWRGPDWRALLPGTALLTSLLVPRGRKP, from the coding sequence GTGATCGAGCGGGCGGGCGCCCTGCGCCGTCTCGTGGTGCTGCGGCACGCCAAGTCGGCCTGGCCCCCGGGCGTCCCCGACCACGACCGGCCGCTCGCCCCGCGCGGGCTGCGCGACGCACCCGCCGCGGGACACGCCCTCGCCGACGGCGACTGCCTGCCCGGCCTCGCCCTCTGCTCCACCGCCGCGCGCGCCCGCCACACCTGGGAACTGGCCTCCGCGCAGTGGGGCACCCCGCCGCCGGTCCGCCTCGACCGGCGCCTCTACGCCGCCGAAGCGCCCGAACTGCTCGACGTCGTCCACGAGGTGTCCACCGGGGTGGAGACCCTGCTCCTGGTCGGCCACAACCCCGGCCTCGAAGACCTCGTCCTCACCCTCGCGGGTGACAGCCTCGACGACGGCGCCCTCGACCAGGTGCGGACGAAGTTCCCGACCTCCGCCATCGCCGTCCTCGCCTGGCGCGGCCCCGACTGGCGGGCCCTGCTGCCCGGCACCGCCCTGCTGACCAGCCTCCTCGTCCCGCGCGGCCGCAAGCCCTGA
- a CDS encoding CoA-binding protein, translated as MYGDDAAVRDILTGLGDTWAVVGLSANPDRAAFGVARVLQRYGKRIVPVHPKAETVHGERGYRSLAEIPFDVDVVDVFVNSALAGAVADEAVAKGAKAVWFQLGVVDAPAFERTRAAGLAMVMDRCPAIEIPRLG; from the coding sequence GTGTACGGAGACGACGCGGCGGTGCGTGACATTCTCACCGGACTCGGTGACACCTGGGCGGTGGTGGGCCTGTCGGCCAACCCGGACCGGGCCGCGTTCGGTGTCGCGCGGGTGCTCCAGCGGTACGGCAAGCGGATCGTGCCGGTGCACCCCAAGGCGGAGACGGTGCACGGCGAGCGCGGGTACCGGAGCCTCGCGGAGATCCCGTTCGACGTGGACGTGGTGGACGTGTTCGTGAACAGCGCGCTGGCCGGGGCGGTCGCCGACGAGGCGGTGGCGAAGGGCGCGAAGGCGGTCTGGTTCCAGCTCGGGGTCGTCGACGCCCCGGCGTTCGAGCGGACCCGTGCGGCGGGCCTCGCGATGGTCATGGACCGCTGCCCCGCGATCGAGATCCCGCGTCTCGGCTGA